The Dethiosulfovibrio peptidovorans genome includes a window with the following:
- the smc gene encoding chromosome segregation protein SMC, translating into MYIARLQLKNFKSFGGTHDLPLPPGFTAIVGPNGSGKSNILDGLRWGLGDSSGGRLRITKQADLLFQGTATHQPARATEVVLELRDGTVSSLIRRRYSDETGAVTLVDGDRYRLQDLSEVKRRWRLDGDRFAFIGQGDVTDAITQRPMQRRSHLEELFGIDVYRKRRDDALAKIAAASEELIRLSALSAELEARKNEIAPLVSIAHKAQALEEKLSQVRSRWYRLRRMNLEALLLDLKLGLANATDRLRVLERWALLWERGFEGLKGRSAGMELRRLDIREKLLGFDEALDAKTRESFEAETALRLDADRLDRLNRSTKDLRDREEQTREELTEAEILRSRMTDQRNEKRQELAELEARAARIEQEIEAHRLRREELVLRQETLRASLESAVGRKEALTGTGPSRRRAMEALDREIAELEVELAGVQEREETARRAFEAAEADHRKADERCRDLAARIQPLRKKVYQLEREHDTLSDVASGELYPRQVSHLMGAADLGRLTVRPIPVLEAFDCPEDLVIAMDAALGARQFWLLVETMDDAREGIEELKRSQVGRVTYLSLDRSRPRKPDKALLPDRGVVGWAVDLLELRELWRPALEHIFGDLLIVEDYSVGASLLSRGIRYPVVTREGEVFAPGGTVSGGQSRRSGRAIQARGKLHQVEDSLRQHRRELRQLEESLKEAEAEEERVRGLEEVLRHDLAEVSTELLREKTLLAEHCRDRDLLLSEEENTRSKLAGLESKIKTYRDTLTLIEEDLAQLLAPEGQDVQGQLAALRPEMMLWDERLVLADKRVGKAAADLSSLQESLKKASAELLSLREHLDTETVNLNGLKASIQGISRERDILRAELESTELRGSLAGKTLDRCLNRYQEAAKAADEAKSVAVRIEQKLDRESERLEDLIVSWDSVCKQFEETGSLSEGENELTLERRARRLEGAIASLGDVNRGVLSEDISLTDRIEFYSEQTDDVSSGIAELRTLVDEMDRQAGTLFGDALERIDRRFDGLFQRLFGGGEAHLRLQEGSGLWEAGVEIVARPPGKVPAYLAQLSGGEQTLTALSLLFAAMEVAQVPVVVLDEVDAALDEVNLHRFADIITDYASSLQIVAMTHRRQTMERADVMYGVTMSEPGLSQIVGVKLEDWR; encoded by the coding sequence TTGTATATCGCACGACTTCAGCTTAAAAACTTCAAGAGCTTCGGTGGTACCCACGATCTTCCCCTGCCTCCGGGCTTCACGGCCATTGTAGGTCCTAACGGCAGCGGTAAAAGTAACATTCTGGACGGTCTTCGTTGGGGATTAGGAGACAGCTCGGGGGGGCGGCTTCGGATCACTAAACAAGCAGACCTGCTTTTTCAGGGGACGGCCACCCATCAGCCCGCCCGAGCCACCGAGGTTGTTCTGGAACTTCGAGATGGAACGGTCTCCTCGCTCATTCGTCGCCGCTACTCCGATGAGACCGGTGCTGTGACCTTGGTGGACGGTGACCGCTATCGGCTTCAGGATCTCTCCGAGGTCAAACGTAGGTGGCGTCTTGACGGGGATCGATTTGCCTTTATAGGACAGGGTGATGTGACCGATGCCATAACTCAGCGTCCCATGCAGCGTCGTAGCCACCTGGAGGAGCTCTTTGGCATCGATGTTTACAGGAAAAGACGGGACGACGCTTTAGCGAAGATCGCTGCTGCCAGTGAGGAACTCATCCGTCTATCCGCTTTGAGTGCCGAATTGGAGGCCCGAAAAAACGAGATCGCTCCGCTTGTGAGTATTGCTCACAAAGCTCAGGCGTTGGAGGAAAAACTGTCACAGGTTCGATCACGATGGTATCGTCTTCGCCGTATGAACCTGGAGGCTCTCTTGCTTGATCTGAAGTTGGGCCTTGCGAACGCCACGGACCGTTTGAGGGTATTGGAGAGATGGGCTCTGCTCTGGGAACGAGGTTTTGAGGGGCTTAAAGGACGCTCTGCTGGCATGGAACTCCGGAGGTTGGATATCCGTGAGAAATTGCTCGGGTTCGATGAAGCCTTGGATGCCAAAACCAGAGAATCTTTCGAGGCTGAGACTGCTCTTCGACTGGATGCTGATCGCTTGGATCGTTTGAATCGTTCGACGAAGGATCTTCGAGATCGAGAGGAACAAACCCGGGAAGAGTTGACCGAGGCCGAGATTCTTCGATCTCGAATGACGGATCAGAGAAACGAAAAACGTCAGGAACTGGCAGAGCTTGAGGCGCGAGCAGCCCGAATAGAGCAGGAAATAGAAGCCCATCGGCTTCGAAGGGAGGAACTGGTACTTCGTCAGGAAACCCTTCGAGCGTCTTTGGAATCTGCAGTAGGCAGAAAGGAAGCCCTGACCGGTACGGGGCCCTCTCGTAGAAGAGCCATGGAGGCTCTGGATAGGGAGATCGCCGAACTGGAAGTTGAACTTGCCGGGGTTCAGGAGCGTGAAGAAACGGCTCGGAGAGCCTTCGAGGCAGCCGAGGCCGATCATCGAAAGGCCGATGAAAGATGTCGAGATCTGGCAGCCAGGATCCAGCCCCTGAGAAAAAAAGTATACCAGCTTGAGAGAGAGCATGATACCCTATCGGACGTCGCCTCAGGAGAATTGTACCCTAGGCAGGTAAGCCATCTCATGGGTGCGGCCGATCTCGGTCGTTTGACCGTGCGGCCTATCCCGGTACTGGAGGCTTTCGACTGTCCCGAGGATCTGGTTATCGCCATGGACGCTGCCTTGGGAGCACGGCAGTTCTGGCTCTTGGTGGAGACCATGGACGATGCCCGAGAAGGTATTGAAGAACTCAAACGGAGTCAGGTCGGCAGGGTCACCTATCTCTCTTTGGATCGCTCTCGACCCAGAAAACCCGATAAGGCTCTTCTGCCCGATCGGGGAGTTGTGGGGTGGGCTGTAGATCTGCTTGAACTTCGGGAACTGTGGCGTCCGGCGCTGGAACATATCTTCGGTGATCTTCTTATTGTGGAGGACTACTCCGTTGGAGCTTCCCTACTCTCCCGGGGGATTCGGTATCCCGTCGTCACGCGGGAAGGAGAGGTCTTTGCTCCAGGAGGAACGGTGAGCGGCGGCCAGAGCAGACGATCAGGCAGAGCTATTCAGGCTCGGGGAAAGCTCCATCAGGTGGAGGACTCCCTTCGGCAGCACAGGAGAGAGCTTAGGCAATTAGAGGAATCTCTTAAGGAAGCCGAGGCTGAGGAGGAACGGGTCAGGGGCCTTGAGGAGGTCCTTCGTCATGACCTGGCCGAGGTGTCAACCGAGTTGCTTCGTGAGAAGACGCTCCTGGCGGAGCACTGTCGGGACAGGGACCTTCTACTCTCCGAGGAGGAGAACACCCGATCTAAATTAGCAGGGCTGGAGTCGAAGATAAAAACGTACAGAGATACCCTGACGTTGATTGAGGAGGATTTGGCTCAACTGCTTGCTCCTGAGGGTCAGGACGTTCAGGGGCAATTGGCTGCTCTTCGCCCCGAGATGATGCTATGGGACGAACGCTTGGTCTTGGCGGACAAACGAGTTGGGAAAGCGGCAGCAGATCTCTCGTCCCTTCAGGAATCTCTCAAAAAGGCCTCGGCTGAGCTTCTGTCGCTCAGGGAGCACCTGGATACTGAGACGGTGAATCTAAACGGTCTTAAAGCCTCTATTCAGGGGATCTCTCGGGAGCGGGATATCCTTCGAGCCGAGCTTGAGAGTACAGAGTTGAGAGGCAGCCTCGCTGGGAAGACCCTGGATCGATGTCTTAATCGGTACCAGGAGGCGGCGAAGGCTGCGGATGAGGCAAAAAGCGTTGCTGTGAGGATCGAGCAGAAACTCGATCGCGAGTCGGAGCGTCTGGAGGATTTGATCGTTTCCTGGGATTCGGTTTGTAAACAATTTGAAGAGACGGGCTCCCTCTCAGAGGGGGAGAATGAACTGACTTTGGAGCGCCGCGCTCGGCGTCTGGAGGGTGCCATTGCTTCTTTGGGCGACGTGAATCGGGGCGTGCTGTCGGAGGATATCTCTTTGACCGATCGAATCGAGTTCTACAGCGAACAAACCGATGATGTCTCGTCGGGCATCGCCGAGCTTCGGACCTTGGTGGACGAGATGGATCGTCAGGCAGGAACCCTCTTCGGCGATGCTCTGGAGCGAATTGACCGGCGATTTGATGGCCTGTTTCAGAGACTTTTTGGAGGTGGCGAGGCCCATCTTCGGCTTCAGGAAGGCAGTGGTCTCTGGGAGGCTGGTGTGGAAATTGTCGCACGTCCTCCCGGCAAGGTGCCGGCCTATCTTGCTCAGCTCTCAGGTGGTGAGCAGACTTTGACGGCGTTGTCTCTTCTCTTTGCCGCCATGGAGGTTGCTCAGGTTCCAGTGGTCGTCCTGGACGAGGTGGACGCTGCATTGGACGAGGTGAACCTCCACCGATTTGCTGATATTATCACGGATTATGCCTCTTCCTTACAGATAGTTGCCATGACGCACCGTCGACAGACTATGGAACGGGCTGACGTTATGTATGGTGTGACCATGTCCGAGCCAGGGCTTTCACAGATCGTTGGGGTGAAACTGGAGGATTGGCGATGA
- a CDS encoding ribonuclease E produces the protein MADCGKDVRIVANTMDPEEMRVAIIQGDRLRELFVERMWERQRSGEIYKAKVESVLPGMNASFVNLGDGRNGFLYLKDAKGLDLKPGNDVLVQVTKSARKNKGARVTTRISIPGRYLVLVPGGKETGVSKRIDDDEARRRLRKMARAFLREEGMGIIVRTAAAGAGLEALESDFEGLVSLWREIERNAQVQSAPCLLYRDLGLTGRVLRDEFNDDVFDIVVDTKDEQIRVEEWLRMYGGPNVPDVSLHRGKTPIFEYYDLEKQVEAILAQKVWLRSGAYLVIEQTEALTVVDVNTGKFVGTSDMRETVLQTNLEAADEIVWQLRLRAIGGIVVVDFIDMELQEDRWTLVRRLEELLARDRCRSRVFGVTHLGLVEITRKRARPDIRFVLTRGCPLCGVSARVLKEDSVAVILKRFLRKVIQSNRSQAFLLECHPEVAQYVEEAYRRGWEDEFGRVIALCAMPSMAWDRCRLDYQGSLDGLEKMIARRQREGFVVYRTTSA, from the coding sequence GTGGCGGACTGTGGTAAAGACGTTCGGATAGTCGCCAATACGATGGACCCCGAGGAGATGCGGGTAGCGATCATCCAGGGCGACAGGCTTCGAGAGCTGTTTGTCGAGCGGATGTGGGAGCGTCAGCGAAGCGGTGAGATATACAAGGCCAAGGTCGAGAGCGTCCTGCCGGGTATGAACGCCTCCTTCGTCAACCTGGGAGACGGACGAAACGGTTTTTTGTATCTCAAGGACGCCAAGGGGTTGGACCTGAAACCGGGCAACGATGTCCTGGTCCAGGTGACTAAATCGGCTCGCAAAAACAAGGGTGCTCGAGTGACCACCAGGATCTCCATCCCCGGTCGGTATTTGGTCCTGGTCCCGGGAGGCAAGGAGACAGGGGTGTCCAAACGAATCGATGACGATGAGGCTCGAAGGCGCCTGAGAAAGATGGCTCGTGCCTTTCTTCGGGAGGAGGGCATGGGGATAATCGTCCGTACGGCCGCTGCTGGGGCTGGCTTGGAGGCTCTTGAGAGTGATTTCGAGGGATTGGTCTCCCTGTGGCGAGAAATTGAGCGCAATGCTCAAGTTCAGTCGGCTCCCTGCTTGCTCTATCGGGACCTCGGGCTTACCGGTCGAGTTCTGCGGGACGAGTTCAACGACGACGTGTTCGATATCGTTGTGGACACCAAAGACGAGCAGATTCGGGTCGAGGAGTGGCTTCGGATGTATGGCGGTCCTAACGTCCCGGATGTGTCGCTCCACCGGGGCAAGACCCCCATCTTCGAATATTACGACCTGGAAAAACAGGTGGAAGCGATTCTGGCACAGAAGGTCTGGTTGCGATCAGGAGCGTATCTGGTCATCGAACAGACCGAGGCTCTGACCGTGGTAGACGTGAACACGGGTAAGTTTGTGGGAACGAGCGATATGCGGGAGACCGTTCTTCAGACTAACCTGGAGGCAGCTGATGAGATCGTCTGGCAACTTCGTCTTCGGGCTATTGGGGGTATCGTTGTCGTGGACTTTATCGACATGGAACTTCAGGAGGACCGTTGGACCCTGGTTCGCCGTCTTGAAGAGCTTCTGGCGAGGGACCGTTGTCGATCCAGGGTGTTTGGCGTGACCCATCTGGGGTTGGTGGAGATCACAAGAAAGCGTGCCAGACCCGACATTCGCTTCGTGCTCACCAGAGGATGTCCCCTGTGTGGCGTATCGGCCCGAGTCCTCAAGGAGGACTCAGTAGCTGTGATCCTTAAGCGATTTCTGCGGAAAGTGATCCAGTCTAATCGATCTCAGGCTTTTCTTTTGGAGTGCCATCCCGAGGTCGCTCAATACGTGGAGGAGGCGTACCGGCGGGGATGGGAGGACGAGTTTGGACGGGTTATTGCCCTGTGCGCTATGCCCTCCATGGCGTGGGATCGTTGTCGCCTGGACTACCAAGGATCGCTGGACGGTCTGGAGAAGATGATAGCTCGTCGTCAGAGGGAGGGCTTCGTTGTATATCGCACGACTTCAGCTTAA
- a CDS encoding radical SAM protein gives MVRIRLLFSKRGPFCFIRHVELPQIFARAAKRAGLNIQRTEGFSPHPRISLGPALPVGVVACAEPVEIWFCRWEDSFLSLLNQVLPDGLTFSVAEPVDGRALNKMCNAGEYLVRFERLEAVKQLKALLSMGENPWEEYLLRWSWDGRFLKCVLADPAQRGPGAMVKDLVSAGVVTGWPDLRLARLAVGSWDSSRALVIPLVGDEKLS, from the coding sequence ATCGTGCGAATACGGCTGTTGTTCTCCAAACGAGGGCCTTTCTGTTTTATTCGGCATGTTGAACTTCCCCAGATATTTGCCAGAGCTGCCAAACGGGCGGGGTTGAATATCCAGCGTACCGAGGGATTTTCTCCCCATCCTCGTATATCTCTGGGGCCTGCGCTTCCCGTGGGTGTGGTTGCCTGTGCCGAGCCGGTAGAGATCTGGTTTTGTCGGTGGGAGGACTCGTTCCTGTCTTTGTTGAACCAAGTTCTCCCGGACGGATTGACTTTTTCGGTGGCCGAGCCCGTGGACGGACGAGCGCTGAATAAAATGTGTAATGCTGGTGAATACTTGGTTCGTTTTGAACGCCTTGAGGCAGTCAAGCAATTGAAGGCGCTCCTCTCGATGGGCGAGAATCCTTGGGAGGAGTACCTTTTGAGATGGAGTTGGGATGGTCGTTTTTTGAAATGTGTCCTGGCCGATCCAGCCCAGAGAGGTCCTGGCGCTATGGTCAAGGACCTGGTCTCCGCCGGTGTCGTGACTGGTTGGCCCGATCTTCGTTTGGCCCGACTTGCCGTTGGGAGCTGGGATTCCTCTCGAGCGCTGGTGATACCCTTGGTCGGTGACGAAAAACTTTCATAA
- a CDS encoding B12-binding domain-containing radical SAM protein, with the protein MIPIFEEWDDPRWEAWASVKRPSRYVGGEWGDVKPKDDASARICLCFPDVYEVGMSYLGFQILYTMIKALDSIDVERAYCPWVDMEEIMRARKIPLGSIESNRPFKDFHVLGFTLQYELSFSNILTMLNLGGIPLRAADRDDRDPLVIAGGPGALSPEPLADFIDIFCLGDGEVMLPPLLRLISETVGMDRSRRLAMASAIPGVYVPSMVRWTYDERGASWSGNGVPVQRVVAPDMDVICPETVIVPSAGILHDRVAVEVFRGCSRGCRFCQAGMIYRPVRERSPEMVLDTVRRLSEASGWEEISLVSLASCDYSHIQRTILELGPYLEERGMKLSLPSLRMDNFALSLAAGLEIMKKSGLTLAPEGGTQRIRDVINKGVTQDNVRETLQAAFEHGWDRIKLYFMMGLPTETEEDLAGILQIAEDAVRIGRSMKRKAQVTVSVAGFVPKPHTPFQWEAQDTIESFRSKGRWLKGHVRNRKISLKYHEPDQSFLEGVFARGDRRLGVVILRAWTLGARFDGWSDTFSLERWLRAFDDCSVDPEKYNLRERSQNEMFPWDHIDVGVTRDFLWRERCRSREGRITPDCRGGTCCACGWQDRGCLWAKRDR; encoded by the coding sequence GTGATTCCTATCTTTGAGGAATGGGATGACCCCCGGTGGGAGGCCTGGGCCTCTGTGAAGCGGCCATCCCGGTATGTCGGGGGCGAGTGGGGTGATGTGAAGCCCAAGGACGATGCTTCGGCTCGGATCTGTCTGTGTTTCCCCGACGTGTACGAGGTTGGGATGAGCTATCTGGGGTTTCAGATTCTGTACACAATGATCAAAGCTCTGGACTCTATCGACGTGGAGCGGGCATACTGTCCATGGGTGGATATGGAAGAGATTATGAGGGCCCGTAAAATCCCCCTGGGATCCATCGAATCGAATCGACCTTTCAAGGATTTTCACGTCCTGGGTTTTACGCTTCAGTATGAACTTTCCTTCTCAAACATCCTTACGATGCTGAATCTGGGAGGAATTCCTCTCCGGGCAGCGGACCGAGACGATCGTGATCCTCTGGTGATCGCTGGTGGGCCAGGAGCTCTGAGCCCTGAGCCTTTGGCTGATTTTATCGACATATTCTGTCTGGGGGACGGTGAGGTTATGTTGCCGCCCCTTCTTCGGCTGATCTCAGAGACCGTCGGGATGGATCGATCACGGAGGCTCGCCATGGCTTCGGCCATCCCTGGGGTCTACGTGCCTTCGATGGTACGTTGGACGTACGATGAGCGGGGAGCATCCTGGTCAGGAAATGGAGTCCCTGTACAACGTGTCGTGGCTCCTGATATGGACGTTATCTGTCCTGAGACCGTCATCGTTCCCTCGGCGGGGATACTCCATGACCGGGTGGCTGTGGAGGTCTTCCGAGGCTGCTCTCGAGGGTGTCGTTTTTGTCAGGCGGGAATGATCTATCGTCCTGTTCGTGAGCGCTCCCCCGAGATGGTTTTGGATACCGTTCGCCGTCTCTCCGAAGCTTCAGGCTGGGAAGAGATCAGCCTTGTTTCTCTGGCCAGTTGCGACTATTCTCACATTCAAAGGACCATCCTGGAGCTGGGGCCATATCTGGAGGAGCGAGGTATGAAGCTCAGTCTTCCGAGTCTCCGGATGGACAATTTTGCCCTCTCTTTAGCTGCTGGGTTGGAGATCATGAAGAAAAGTGGCCTTACCCTCGCTCCAGAGGGGGGGACGCAGAGGATTCGGGACGTAATTAACAAAGGTGTCACTCAGGATAATGTGAGGGAGACTCTTCAGGCTGCTTTTGAGCACGGCTGGGATCGGATAAAACTGTACTTCATGATGGGGCTTCCCACCGAGACGGAGGAGGACTTGGCGGGTATTCTCCAGATCGCCGAAGACGCTGTTCGGATCGGGCGCTCCATGAAACGGAAGGCCCAGGTGACAGTGTCGGTTGCCGGTTTTGTCCCCAAGCCCCACACTCCTTTTCAATGGGAGGCACAGGATACAATAGAGAGCTTTCGGAGCAAAGGACGGTGGCTTAAAGGGCACGTCAGGAATCGAAAGATATCCCTCAAATACCACGAGCCGGATCAGTCTTTTTTGGAGGGCGTCTTCGCCAGAGGGGATCGCCGCCTTGGTGTCGTTATCCTCCGGGCGTGGACCCTGGGGGCTCGGTTCGATGGATGGTCCGATACGTTCAGTTTAGAGCGGTGGCTTCGGGCCTTCGACGACTGTTCCGTGGATCCTGAAAAGTATAACCTTCGGGAGAGGAGCCAGAATGAGATGTTCCCCTGGGATCACATAGACGTAGGGGTAACCCGGGATTTCCTCTGGCGGGAACGGTGTCGATCTCGGGAAGGACGTATAACGCCGGATTGTCGGGGTGGAACCTGTTGTGCATGTGGCTGGCAGGACAGGGGCTGTCTCTGGGCCAAAAGGGATAGATAG
- the minE gene encoding cell division topological specificity factor MinE: MGFLDRFFSKKGSQQVAKNRLQVILVNDRCDISPAMLEELRKDLIKVISSYMDVDTDHIEMDFDREGNKVALVANIPVTSIRRGSRGTNDV; this comes from the coding sequence ATGGGATTTCTCGATAGATTCTTCTCCAAAAAAGGTTCCCAACAGGTAGCAAAAAATCGGCTTCAGGTCATTTTGGTCAACGATCGATGCGATATCTCTCCTGCCATGCTGGAGGAACTCAGAAAAGACCTGATAAAGGTTATCTCAAGCTACATGGATGTCGATACCGACCATATAGAGATGGACTTTGACAGAGAAGGTAACAAAGTGGCACTTGTGGCCAACATACCTGTAACCAGTATCAGAAGGGGGTCTCGAGGCACCAACGATGTCTGA
- the minD gene encoding septum site-determining protein MinD, translated as MPSSSRSGVDFGRIFSRIGDVFVDGRVIVVTSGKGGVGKTTTTANVSMALAQQGYRVVAVDADIGLRNLDVILGLENRIVYNLVDVVEGSCDLRRALVKDKRVEGLHLLPAAQTRTKDAVKPEQMKALCDKLKKEFDFVLLDSPAGIEGGFQNAAIGAREALVVTTPDVSAVRDADRIVGMLESLGKMPIRLIVNRIRPQMVERGDMLSVDDVLEILAVDLAGIVPEDESVVTSSNRGEPLTMGERSPAAQAFANIAGRLVGENIPLIDVTALGKKSLFDGLKKIFLGK; from the coding sequence ATGCCTTCGTCGTCACGGAGCGGCGTTGACTTTGGACGAATTTTTTCGAGAATAGGAGATGTTTTTGTGGATGGACGGGTAATTGTTGTAACTTCAGGCAAGGGTGGTGTCGGAAAGACCACCACGACCGCCAACGTATCTATGGCTCTGGCCCAACAGGGGTACAGGGTTGTAGCTGTGGATGCCGATATTGGACTTCGGAACCTGGACGTTATTCTGGGTCTTGAGAACAGAATCGTCTATAACCTGGTGGACGTGGTTGAAGGAAGCTGTGATCTTCGCCGAGCTTTGGTGAAGGATAAGCGTGTGGAGGGGCTCCATCTCCTTCCAGCGGCTCAGACCAGGACCAAGGACGCTGTGAAACCGGAGCAAATGAAGGCCCTATGCGATAAGCTGAAAAAGGAGTTTGACTTCGTCCTGTTGGATAGTCCGGCAGGAATTGAGGGCGGTTTTCAGAACGCTGCCATCGGGGCTCGGGAGGCTTTGGTGGTTACTACCCCTGATGTTTCAGCGGTGCGGGATGCTGACCGAATCGTTGGAATGCTTGAGTCCCTGGGGAAAATGCCCATTCGACTTATCGTCAACCGTATTCGTCCCCAGATGGTCGAACGGGGGGATATGCTCTCGGTGGACGATGTCCTGGAAATTCTGGCAGTGGATCTCGCCGGTATCGTTCCAGAGGATGAGTCGGTTGTTACCTCGTCCAATAGAGGTGAACCCCTGACCATGGGAGAACGCTCCCCGGCGGCACAAGCGTTTGCCAATATAGCCGGTAGACTGGTGGGGGAGAATATTCCTCTCATTGACGTGACAGCCCTCGGCAAAAAAAGCCTGTTCGATGGCCTCAAGAAAATTTTTTTGGGGAAGTAG
- the minC gene encoding septum site-determining protein MinC, with amino-acid sequence MSMSPENSAVVIKGHGTGVRLIIPTDLALDEALNQAVRVVSEAESVIKQMTIIVDTGARPLDSAVLLRVLQEIIWPMDLSISFWRSEHQEALAFLRRSGFRVEDERRGEKELLIERSEKTDGEPLVVNQTLRSGQKIVHSGDVLILGDVHSGAEVMASGNVCVFGRLSGVAHAGCDGDERRFIAVDSFKARQVRIGRKVSNDLNSSEQLWWGGAVIVSIDRDAFVVTERR; translated from the coding sequence ATGTCCATGTCCCCGGAAAACAGTGCTGTGGTCATAAAAGGACATGGCACAGGGGTCCGGCTCATCATACCGACTGATTTAGCTTTGGACGAGGCCCTGAATCAGGCTGTTCGAGTGGTGTCTGAGGCAGAGTCCGTGATCAAACAGATGACTATCATCGTCGATACCGGAGCTCGTCCTCTGGATTCGGCCGTGCTCCTTCGGGTTCTTCAGGAGATCATCTGGCCCATGGATTTGTCCATATCGTTTTGGAGAAGCGAGCACCAAGAGGCGCTTGCCTTTTTACGCCGTTCTGGGTTTCGCGTTGAGGATGAGAGAAGGGGTGAGAAGGAGCTCCTTATCGAACGCTCTGAAAAAACTGATGGCGAGCCTTTGGTGGTCAATCAAACCTTGAGATCAGGTCAGAAGATTGTTCATTCAGGGGATGTCTTGATCTTGGGGGATGTCCATAGTGGTGCTGAGGTCATGGCCTCCGGCAACGTCTGCGTGTTCGGGCGCTTGTCCGGGGTCGCTCATGCTGGGTGCGACGGGGATGAACGACGATTCATTGCCGTGGACTCCTTTAAGGCTCGGCAGGTTCGGATCGGTCGGAAGGTCAGCAACGACCTGAACTCGTCGGAACAGCTGTGGTGGGGAGGGGCTGTGATCGTCTCCATCGATCGAGATGCCTTCGTCGTCACGGAGCGGCGTTGA
- a CDS encoding rod shape-determining protein RodA: protein MSEERPTFFQTLLRYVDYPLALSMIALYVIGVISIYSASVGGGRGHWGYAYRQLVWGGISLLAILVVLRIGYRSVLQWAYRIYGVIVCCLVLVLVSGTVAKGAQSWFSLGGLHLQPSELGKVALALLLGRFSEYGKPETFWGFAVLWGLVGISLVLVLLQPDLGSALVYGAMAFVAFLVAGAPRAYLLSLVGAGVAMLPVGWEFLKPYQRQRLLVFIDPSRDPLGAGYNVIQSRIAVGSGSIWGKGFLQGTQSKLRFLPEPHTDFVFSVWSEEWGFVGAALVLLLFGILLWRMLGIAVRCRDKQGKVMISALMAWVWFQVFECVGMSMGILPVTGLPLPLLSYGGSALLSNALAFALVMSVGVADELERREFH, encoded by the coding sequence ATGTCTGAGGAACGCCCCACGTTTTTCCAGACTCTTTTGAGGTACGTCGATTATCCGCTTGCCCTTTCTATGATCGCTCTGTACGTGATCGGGGTTATCTCCATCTACAGTGCTTCCGTGGGAGGGGGGCGAGGCCACTGGGGGTATGCCTATCGGCAATTGGTCTGGGGAGGTATCTCTCTTCTCGCCATCCTGGTGGTGCTCAGGATCGGTTATCGTTCCGTCCTTCAATGGGCATATCGGATCTACGGGGTAATCGTATGCTGTCTGGTTCTGGTTCTGGTCTCGGGAACGGTTGCCAAAGGCGCCCAGTCCTGGTTTTCTCTGGGAGGTCTCCATCTCCAACCGTCCGAATTAGGGAAGGTCGCCTTGGCTCTCCTCCTCGGACGATTTTCCGAGTATGGCAAACCCGAGACCTTTTGGGGTTTTGCTGTGCTGTGGGGGCTCGTGGGCATCAGCCTCGTTCTGGTGTTGCTGCAGCCCGATTTGGGAAGCGCTTTGGTCTATGGGGCGATGGCCTTTGTCGCCTTTTTGGTCGCTGGAGCACCGAGAGCGTATCTTTTATCCCTCGTTGGGGCTGGAGTCGCCATGCTTCCTGTTGGATGGGAGTTTCTTAAGCCCTACCAGCGCCAGCGTCTTCTGGTTTTCATCGATCCCTCTCGGGACCCTCTGGGGGCTGGATATAACGTTATTCAGTCCAGGATCGCCGTGGGATCCGGTTCCATCTGGGGGAAGGGGTTTCTTCAGGGGACTCAGAGTAAGCTTCGCTTTCTTCCAGAGCCCCACACGGATTTTGTCTTCAGCGTCTGGTCTGAGGAGTGGGGATTTGTGGGGGCTGCTTTGGTGCTTCTTCTTTTTGGAATTCTTCTCTGGCGCATGCTCGGGATCGCCGTTCGGTGTCGGGACAAGCAGGGAAAAGTCATGATCTCCGCTCTGATGGCCTGGGTATGGTTTCAGGTCTTCGAGTGTGTTGGGATGAGTATGGGGATCCTTCCGGTCACCGGACTTCCCTTGCCTCTGCTCAGTTACGGTGGCAGTGCCTTGCTGTCGAACGCTTTGGCTTTTGCTCTGGTTATGAGCGTTGGTGTCGCTGACGAGCTGGAACGACGAGAGTTTCATTGA